One stretch of Janibacter limosus DNA includes these proteins:
- a CDS encoding sulfurtransferase TusA family protein, which translates to MPELPVEGTDEPVERIDGGDRSCARLLILLRARVADLAEGSVVHLSTTDPVAPIDLPAWCRITGHTYLGLADAGPPPVYAVRVSGSPVATRPDRPWHPVT; encoded by the coding sequence TTGCCTGAGCTGCCGGTGGAGGGCACCGACGAGCCCGTCGAGCGGATCGACGGGGGTGACCGCTCGTGCGCGCGGCTGCTCATCCTGCTGCGCGCCCGCGTCGCCGACCTCGCCGAAGGGTCGGTCGTGCACCTGAGCACGACCGACCCGGTGGCCCCGATCGACCTGCCGGCGTGGTGCCGGATCACCGGCCACACCTACCTCGGGCTCGCCGACGCCGGCCCCCCGCCGGTCTACGCGGTGCGGGTGAGCGGCTCCCCCGTCGCCACCCGCCCCGACCGGCCGTGGCACCCGGTGACCTGA
- a CDS encoding glutathione peroxidase, whose amino-acid sequence MTLLDTPLARLDGTPGTLRDLTGGKPALLVNVASKCGLTPQYTALEALHEQHPDLAVVGLPCNQFGGQEPGTSEEIAEFCSATYGVAFPMSEKIEVNGPGRHALYEGLVDTQDEGGESGDIRWNFEKFVIDADGTPVARFGPQVEPDDERVVAALRSVLA is encoded by the coding sequence ATGACCCTCCTCGACACTCCCCTCGCCCGCCTCGACGGCACCCCCGGCACCCTGCGCGACCTCACCGGCGGCAAGCCCGCCCTTCTGGTCAACGTCGCGTCCAAGTGCGGCCTGACCCCGCAGTACACGGCGCTGGAGGCGCTGCACGAGCAGCACCCCGACCTCGCGGTCGTCGGGCTGCCGTGCAACCAGTTCGGCGGGCAGGAGCCCGGCACGTCCGAGGAGATCGCCGAGTTCTGCTCCGCGACCTACGGCGTCGCCTTCCCCATGAGCGAAAAGATCGAGGTCAACGGCCCCGGCCGCCACGCCCTCTACGAGGGCCTCGTCGACACCCAGGACGAGGGTGGCGAGAGCGGCGACATCCGGTGGAACTTCGAGAAGTTCGTCATCGACGCCGACGGCACCCCGGTCGCCCGCTTCGGCCCGCAGGTGGAGCCGGACGACGAGCGGGTGGTCGCCGCCCTTCGCTCCGTCCTTGCCTGA
- a CDS encoding heavy metal translocating P-type ATPase: MTAPHTVPTPTAGSTQVELDITGMTCASCANRIERKLNKLDGVSASVNYATEKAKVTYAPEVTPERLVETVESAGYGASLPRTEEAKGAGPALPDETEQLRQRLIISAVLSVPVIAMAMIPPLQFTNWQWLSLTLAAPVVIWGALPFHKAAWTNLKHGATTMDTLVSIGTLAALAWSLYALFFGTAGMPGMTHPFELTVERGDGSGNIYLEAAAGVTTFILAGRYFEKRSKRQAGAALRALLEMGAKEVTVLDADGTTERQVPVEELAVGTLFVVRPGEKIATDGVIERGTSAVDTSMLTGESVPVEVAPGDGVVGATVNAGGRLVVRATRVGGDTQLAQMAQMVADAQNGKAEAQRLADRISGIFVPIVLVLSLATLIFWIAIGTGLSMAFTAAVAVLIIACPCALGLATPTALMVGTGRGAQLGILIKGPEVLESTRKVDTIVLDKTGTVTTGRMTLREVIAADGQDEDEVLRYAGALEAASEHPIAQAIVTGARARSGSLPEVDGFANVEGLGVQGVILSGDVSTSVVVGRPQLLADWSMPLGQELQEAMTRAQQDGGTAVAVGWDGVIRGIVVVADAIKDTSKQAITELRALGLRPILLTGDNEVVARAVAAEVGIAEDDVFADVMPADKVAVVERLQGEGKVVAMVGDGVNDAAALATADLGLAMGTGTDVAIEASDLTLVRGDLRVAVDAIRLARRTLSTIKGNLFWAFAYNVAAIPLAMAGMLNPMIAGAAMAFSSVFVVSNSLRLRGFKAH; this comes from the coding sequence ATGACCGCCCCACACACCGTGCCGACCCCGACGGCGGGCTCGACGCAGGTCGAGCTGGACATCACCGGCATGACCTGCGCCTCGTGCGCCAACCGGATCGAGCGCAAGCTCAACAAGCTCGACGGGGTGAGCGCCTCGGTCAACTACGCGACCGAGAAGGCCAAGGTCACCTACGCGCCCGAGGTCACGCCCGAGCGCCTCGTCGAGACGGTCGAGTCGGCGGGTTACGGGGCATCTCTCCCCCGCACGGAGGAGGCGAAGGGGGCCGGCCCGGCCCTCCCCGACGAGACCGAGCAGCTGCGCCAGCGGCTGATCATCTCGGCGGTCCTGTCGGTCCCGGTCATCGCGATGGCGATGATCCCGCCGCTGCAGTTCACCAACTGGCAGTGGCTGTCGCTGACCTTGGCCGCGCCGGTCGTGATCTGGGGCGCGCTGCCCTTCCACAAGGCCGCCTGGACCAACCTCAAGCACGGCGCGACGACGATGGACACGCTGGTGTCGATCGGCACGCTCGCCGCCCTCGCCTGGTCGCTGTACGCCCTCTTCTTCGGCACCGCGGGCATGCCGGGCATGACGCACCCCTTCGAGCTCACCGTCGAGCGGGGTGACGGCTCGGGCAACATCTACCTCGAGGCCGCGGCAGGGGTGACGACCTTCATCCTCGCCGGGCGCTACTTCGAGAAGCGCTCCAAGCGCCAGGCCGGCGCCGCCCTGCGGGCGCTGCTCGAGATGGGCGCCAAGGAGGTCACCGTCCTCGACGCCGACGGGACCACCGAGCGGCAGGTCCCCGTCGAGGAGCTGGCCGTGGGGACGCTCTTCGTCGTCCGCCCGGGCGAGAAGATCGCCACGGACGGCGTGATCGAGCGCGGCACCTCCGCGGTCGACACCTCGATGCTCACCGGCGAGTCGGTCCCCGTCGAGGTCGCCCCAGGCGACGGCGTCGTCGGTGCGACGGTCAACGCCGGTGGCCGCCTCGTCGTGCGCGCCACCCGCGTCGGCGGCGACACCCAGCTGGCGCAGATGGCCCAGATGGTCGCGGACGCGCAGAACGGCAAGGCCGAGGCGCAGCGTCTGGCGGACCGTATCTCGGGGATCTTCGTCCCGATCGTCCTCGTGCTCTCGCTGGCGACACTGATCTTCTGGATCGCCATCGGGACCGGCCTGTCGATGGCCTTCACCGCTGCCGTCGCGGTCCTGATCATCGCCTGCCCCTGCGCCCTCGGACTGGCCACGCCCACCGCCCTGATGGTCGGTACCGGTCGCGGCGCCCAGCTGGGGATCCTCATCAAGGGCCCCGAGGTGCTCGAGTCCACCCGCAAGGTCGACACGATCGTGCTCGACAAGACCGGCACCGTCACCACCGGTCGGATGACGCTGCGCGAGGTCATCGCCGCTGACGGCCAGGACGAGGACGAGGTCCTGCGCTACGCCGGAGCCCTCGAGGCCGCGTCGGAGCACCCGATCGCCCAGGCGATCGTCACCGGTGCCCGCGCCCGCTCGGGGTCGTTGCCCGAGGTCGACGGCTTCGCCAATGTCGAGGGCCTGGGTGTGCAGGGCGTCATCCTGAGCGGCGACGTCAGCACCTCGGTCGTCGTCGGGCGCCCCCAGCTGCTCGCCGACTGGTCGATGCCCCTGGGGCAGGAGCTGCAGGAGGCGATGACTCGCGCCCAGCAGGACGGTGGCACCGCCGTCGCCGTCGGCTGGGACGGGGTCATCCGGGGCATCGTCGTCGTCGCCGACGCGATCAAGGACACCTCGAAGCAGGCGATCACCGAGCTGCGCGCCCTGGGGTTGCGGCCGATCCTGCTCACCGGTGACAACGAGGTCGTCGCCCGGGCCGTCGCAGCCGAGGTCGGGATTGCCGAGGACGACGTCTTCGCCGATGTCATGCCCGCGGACAAGGTCGCGGTCGTCGAGCGGCTGCAGGGCGAGGGCAAGGTCGTCGCCATGGTCGGTGACGGCGTCAACGACGCGGCCGCGCTGGCCACCGCCGACCTCGGTCTGGCGATGGGCACCGGCACGGATGTCGCCATCGAGGCCAGTGACCTGACCCTCGTGCGCGGTGACCTGCGGGTCGCGGTCGACGCGATCCGGCTGGCCCGGCGCACCCTGTCGACGATCAAGGGCAACCTCTTCTGGGCGTTCGCCTACAACGTCGCCGCCATCCCGCTGGCGATGGCCGGGATGCTCAACCCGATGATCGCCGGAGCGGCGATGGCCTTCTCCTCGGTCTTCGTCGTGAGCAACAGCCTGCGGCTGAGGGGCTTCAAGGCCCACTGA
- a CDS encoding heavy-metal-associated domain-containing protein, which yields MSTTATYTVTGMTCGHCVSSVTEEIQEIAGVEGVQVELESGAVTVTSAEPVDAAAVRTAVEEAGYQLV from the coding sequence ATGAGCACCACCGCCACCTACACCGTCACCGGCATGACCTGCGGCCACTGCGTCAGCTCCGTCACCGAGGAGATCCAGGAGATCGCCGGCGTCGAGGGCGTCCAGGTCGAGCTCGAGTCCGGCGCCGTGACCGTGACCAGCGCCGAGCCCGTCGACGCCGCCGCCGTGCGCACCGCCGTCGAAGAGGCCGGCTACCAGCTGGTCTGA
- a CDS encoding lysoplasmalogenase: MPALAALAVVTLIHLGAQAVAPGGMVADVTQVLLMPLLLWFLVTTTTRPQSLLVRLTVVALVLSWLGDTLPRFVEDGSELGFMLMLGAFLLAQLAYVAALYPFADRSIARTRPVLIAPYAIALVVLLVVVTLGSGFRWQVALYGIAIMTMAVLATGLDRVATIGAIIFVISDALIAVRAFADLELPLHGVWVMLTYVVGQTLLVAAIAHRDRVDHVRRG, from the coding sequence ATGCCAGCCCTCGCCGCCCTCGCCGTGGTCACCCTGATCCACCTCGGCGCCCAGGCCGTCGCACCCGGGGGAATGGTCGCCGACGTCACCCAGGTGCTGCTCATGCCGCTCCTGCTGTGGTTCCTCGTCACCACGACGACCCGACCCCAGTCGCTCCTCGTGCGCCTGACGGTGGTGGCCCTCGTCCTGTCCTGGCTCGGCGACACGCTCCCGCGCTTCGTGGAGGACGGCAGCGAGCTCGGTTTCATGCTCATGCTCGGGGCCTTCCTGCTGGCGCAGCTCGCCTACGTGGCGGCGCTGTACCCCTTCGCCGATCGCAGCATCGCGCGCACCCGGCCCGTCCTCATCGCGCCCTATGCCATCGCGTTGGTGGTGCTGCTCGTGGTCGTCACGCTGGGCAGCGGGTTCAGGTGGCAGGTGGCGCTCTACGGGATCGCGATCATGACGATGGCCGTCCTGGCGACCGGACTGGACCGGGTCGCCACGATCGGAGCGATCATCTTCGTCATCTCCGATGCGCTCATCGCGGTGCGCGCATTCGCCGACCTCGAGCTGCCTCTGCACGGGGTGTGGGTGATGCTCACCTACGTCGTCGGCCAGACCCTGCTCGTCGCCGCCATCGCCCACCGCGACCGGGTGGACCACGTGCGGCGCGGGTGA
- a CDS encoding MFS transporter, with product MSATGAVHEGYLPGTPEYRRVVWSLFAAGTATFVLLYSTQALLPDFTRHFGVSSESATLTISLTTLGLGCGLLIAGPLSDVVGRTRLIHLSLLASVLVGLASALAPTWTSLLVLRFASGFVLAGLPAVATAYLREELHRSSQASASGLYVGGTAVGAMFSRLLAGAGAEVGGWRWGIGATVALGLVCAVVVRMWLPPSRGFVAVPGNPRALLATTRKALTDRGLLALYAIGGCVLGAMQAPFNMVGFRLTEAPFHLGLGLASLVFLVYPLGTISSAWFGRLADRHGRRTVAPVGAGIAAVGVVVTLPDHLSTLVIGLALVVIGFFAVHGIASGWVPVRAHAGGASASQAASLYLFTYYLGSAVFGTIAGLAWTHGHWPGVVALSLVLLAATAGLTVLLRRTPPLVPGQW from the coding sequence GTGAGCGCGACCGGAGCGGTGCACGAGGGGTACCTGCCGGGGACGCCGGAGTACCGCCGGGTCGTCTGGTCACTCTTCGCCGCGGGGACGGCCACCTTCGTCCTGCTCTACTCGACGCAGGCGCTGCTGCCGGACTTCACCCGGCACTTCGGTGTCTCGAGTGAGAGCGCGACGCTGACGATCTCGCTGACCACCCTCGGGCTGGGCTGCGGACTGCTCATCGCCGGACCGCTGTCCGACGTCGTCGGTCGCACCCGGCTGATCCACCTGTCGCTGCTCGCGTCGGTGCTCGTCGGACTGGCATCCGCGCTCGCACCGACGTGGACCTCACTGCTCGTGCTGCGCTTCGCCTCCGGCTTCGTCCTCGCGGGGCTGCCCGCCGTCGCCACGGCCTACCTGCGCGAGGAGCTGCACCGCTCCAGTCAGGCCAGTGCGTCCGGGCTCTATGTCGGTGGCACCGCCGTCGGCGCGATGTTCAGCCGGCTGCTCGCCGGTGCTGGTGCGGAGGTCGGTGGCTGGCGGTGGGGGATCGGGGCGACGGTCGCGCTCGGGCTGGTCTGCGCGGTGGTCGTGCGGATGTGGTTGCCACCGTCACGGGGTTTCGTCGCCGTGCCCGGCAACCCGCGGGCGCTGCTCGCCACGACGAGGAAGGCGCTCACCGACCGAGGGCTGCTGGCGCTCTACGCCATCGGTGGCTGCGTCCTCGGGGCGATGCAGGCCCCCTTCAACATGGTCGGATTTCGCCTCACCGAGGCGCCCTTCCACCTCGGGCTCGGGCTGGCGAGCCTGGTCTTCCTCGTCTACCCGCTCGGGACGATCAGCTCGGCGTGGTTCGGCCGGCTCGCCGACCGGCACGGTCGCCGGACGGTCGCTCCGGTGGGGGCGGGGATCGCCGCCGTGGGCGTAGTCGTGACGCTCCCGGATCATCTGAGCACCCTCGTCATCGGGCTGGCGCTCGTGGTCATCGGCTTCTTCGCCGTGCACGGCATCGCGAGCGGCTGGGTGCCCGTGCGGGCGCACGCTGGCGGGGCCAGTGCCAGCCAGGCGGCGTCGCTCTACCTCTTCACGTACTACCTGGGCTCCGCGGTCTTCGGCACGATCGCGGGCCTGGCGTGGACGCATGGTCACTGGCCGGGGGTCGTCGCGCTCTCGCTCGTGCTGCTCGCGGCCACGGCGGGGCTGACCGTGCTGTTGCGGCGCACGCCGCCGCTCGTGCCGGGTCAGTGGTGA
- a CDS encoding DHA2 family efflux MFS transporter permease subunit yields MPSPAAAPHPVTTPAQTTLVLRVLTVATFVVILNETIMNNAIPRLMDEFHVPETTAQWLTTAFMLTMAVVIPMTGWIMRRLATRRTFALAMGLFTIGTTIAAAAPTFEVLVAARVVQAAGTAIMIPLLMTTLMDLVPVADRGRTMGNVSLVIAVAPAMGPAVSGILLELGTWRLIFITVLPIAAVALWLGLRHLPDVGERGDSRLDILSVALATVGFGGLVYGLSGLGGGHAGPGAPAPEPVVDPALAAGVAAIALIAFVLRQIALGRDGDPLMDLRAFTHRSFTGAFVTMCLGFAALISSIILLPIHLQRGLGLSTLETGLLLIPGGIAMGLLGPTIGRLYDRIGARPLVVPGAVGMTVTLGLFTALVPHVGQWTILLLHVLLSLSLALLFTPLFTAGLGSLPSSLYAHGSALLGSSQQVFGAAGTATSIAVMSLVAGTDPTVAERASGVQVAFGMLTALAAIAVVTCLMVTTPRDDMATEDVPLEDAPLDDVPAS; encoded by the coding sequence ATGCCCTCCCCCGCGGCCGCGCCGCACCCCGTGACCACGCCTGCCCAGACGACCCTGGTCCTGCGCGTGCTCACCGTCGCCACCTTCGTCGTGATCCTCAACGAGACGATCATGAACAACGCGATCCCGCGGCTCATGGACGAGTTCCACGTCCCCGAGACGACCGCGCAGTGGCTGACCACCGCCTTCATGCTCACCATGGCCGTCGTCATCCCGATGACCGGCTGGATCATGCGGCGCCTGGCGACCCGGCGCACCTTCGCCCTGGCCATGGGCCTGTTCACCATCGGCACGACGATCGCGGCCGCGGCACCCACCTTCGAGGTCCTCGTGGCCGCCCGGGTGGTCCAGGCCGCCGGGACCGCCATCATGATCCCGCTGCTCATGACCACGCTCATGGACCTGGTCCCCGTCGCGGACCGCGGCCGCACGATGGGCAATGTCTCCCTCGTCATCGCCGTCGCCCCCGCCATGGGACCGGCCGTCTCCGGGATCCTGCTCGAGCTCGGCACCTGGCGGCTGATCTTCATCACCGTCCTGCCCATCGCCGCGGTCGCCCTCTGGCTCGGCCTGCGCCACCTCCCCGACGTCGGCGAGCGCGGGGACAGCCGCCTGGACATCCTCAGCGTCGCGCTGGCCACCGTCGGCTTCGGCGGTCTCGTCTACGGCCTCTCGGGCCTCGGCGGCGGCCACGCAGGCCCCGGCGCCCCTGCCCCCGAGCCCGTCGTCGACCCGGCCCTAGCCGCGGGCGTCGCCGCGATCGCACTCATCGCCTTCGTCCTGCGACAGATCGCCCTCGGCCGCGACGGCGACCCGCTGATGGACCTGCGCGCCTTCACCCACCGCAGCTTCACCGGCGCCTTCGTCACCATGTGCCTCGGGTTCGCCGCGCTCATCAGCTCGATCATCCTGCTGCCGATCCACCTCCAGCGCGGCCTGGGCCTGTCCACCCTCGAGACGGGCCTGCTCCTCATCCCCGGCGGCATCGCGATGGGCTTGCTCGGACCGACCATCGGACGCCTCTACGACCGGATCGGCGCCCGCCCTCTCGTCGTGCCCGGCGCCGTCGGCATGACCGTCACCCTGGGCCTCTTCACGGCCCTCGTGCCGCACGTCGGCCAGTGGACGATCCTGCTCCTGCACGTACTGCTCAGCCTGTCGCTGGCGTTGCTTTTCACCCCGCTCTTCACCGCCGGGCTCGGGTCGCTGCCGAGCTCCCTCTACGCCCACGGGTCGGCGCTGCTCGGCTCCTCCCAGCAGGTCTTCGGCGCCGCTGGCACCGCCACGAGCATCGCCGTCATGTCCCTCGTCGCGGGCACGGACCCGACCGTCGCCGAGCGCGCCTCGGGCGTGCAGGTCGCCTTCGGCATGCTCACCGCCCTCGCCGCGATCGCCGTCGTCACCTGCCTGATGGTCACGACGCCGAGGGACGACATGGCGACCGAGGACGTACCCCTCGAGGACGCGCCGCTCGACGACGTACCCGCGTCGTAG
- the dnaB gene encoding replicative DNA helicase yields the protein MDTGYGDPGSYSSGPPSDRLPPQDLNAEQSVLGGMLLSKDAIADVGETVRGHDFYRPSHEVIFDAIIDLYSRGEPADAITIADELSKRGNLQRAGGQAYLHDLIQSVPTAANAGYYAQIVAERAVLRRLVEAGTKIVQMGYAQGGGDVEEIVNSAQAEVYGVAEKRGGEDYAPLWDTLNETMTEIEVAAARTDELTGVPTGFTDLDELTHGLHPGQMVVIAARPAVGKALALDTPLPTPTGWTTMGEVAVGDELIDASGRPTRVVAATEVMAERPCYEVEFSDGSVIVADAQHQWQTTGAVRTTEQLAATLDQVHEVALTQPLELADTDLPLAPYAMGVRLGLAWTGEDELSPEVRMHLEAEDEGGSTPPVVTHVMNHDSGARIDPTYLRAGKPQRRALLSGVLDVGGSVDDEGRVTVAGGGEELAELVVGLGHRVESSTPHVLTFVADADVFRVVDRAVAHKERRGAVRARTIVDVRRVASVPVRCVEVDNAAHLYLAGRSMIPTHNSTLGVDIARAAAIHHQMPSAIFSLEMSRSEITMRVLAAEASIQLQHLRRGKMSDPDWRKLSRVVGRISDSPLYIDDSPNLSLMEIRAKARRLKQQHNLKLIVIDYLQLMSSGKKVESRQQEVSEFSRALKLLAKELQVPVIAISQLNRGPEQRTDKRPAMSDLRESGSIEQDADIVILLHRDRDPGSEREGEADVIVAKHRNGPTADIVLGFQGHYARFSNLAKDSGGF from the coding sequence ATGGACACGGGCTACGGGGACCCGGGCTCGTACTCGTCGGGACCGCCGTCCGATCGTCTCCCGCCCCAGGACCTCAACGCCGAGCAGTCGGTCCTCGGCGGCATGCTGCTGAGCAAGGACGCGATCGCCGATGTCGGCGAGACGGTGCGGGGGCACGACTTCTACCGGCCCTCGCACGAGGTCATCTTCGACGCGATCATCGACCTCTACAGCCGGGGCGAGCCAGCCGACGCGATCACGATCGCCGATGAGCTCAGCAAGCGCGGCAACCTGCAGCGCGCGGGTGGGCAGGCCTATCTCCACGACCTGATCCAGTCGGTGCCGACCGCGGCCAACGCCGGGTACTACGCGCAGATCGTCGCCGAGCGGGCCGTGCTGCGGCGGCTGGTCGAGGCCGGGACCAAGATCGTCCAGATGGGTTATGCCCAGGGCGGCGGTGACGTCGAGGAGATCGTCAACTCTGCGCAGGCCGAGGTCTACGGGGTCGCGGAGAAGCGCGGCGGCGAGGACTACGCCCCGCTGTGGGACACGCTCAACGAGACGATGACCGAGATCGAGGTCGCAGCCGCGCGCACCGACGAGCTGACGGGTGTGCCCACGGGCTTCACCGATCTCGACGAGCTGACGCACGGCCTGCACCCGGGGCAGATGGTCGTCATCGCAGCTCGACCGGCAGTGGGTAAGGCGCTCGCGCTGGACACGCCACTGCCGACGCCCACCGGTTGGACCACGATGGGCGAGGTCGCGGTCGGCGACGAGCTCATCGATGCCTCGGGGCGCCCGACGCGAGTGGTGGCAGCGACCGAGGTCATGGCTGAGCGGCCCTGCTACGAGGTCGAGTTCTCTGACGGGTCCGTGATCGTGGCGGATGCTCAGCACCAGTGGCAGACCACGGGGGCCGTGCGCACGACCGAGCAGCTCGCGGCCACGCTGGACCAGGTGCACGAGGTGGCCCTGACGCAGCCGCTGGAGCTCGCCGACACCGACCTGCCGCTTGCCCCGTATGCCATGGGGGTTCGGCTGGGTCTGGCATGGACCGGCGAGGACGAGCTGTCGCCGGAGGTGCGGATGCATCTCGAGGCAGAGGACGAAGGGGGTTCCACCCCTCCGGTCGTGACTCACGTGATGAATCACGACAGTGGCGCGAGGATCGACCCCACCTACCTTCGCGCGGGGAAGCCGCAGCGCAGGGCGCTCTTGTCCGGCGTGCTCGACGTGGGCGGCTCGGTGGACGACGAGGGTCGCGTCACCGTTGCCGGTGGTGGCGAGGAGCTTGCCGAGCTCGTCGTGGGTCTTGGCCATCGAGTGGAGTCCTCGACTCCTCATGTCTTGACCTTCGTCGCGGACGCGGACGTCTTCCGCGTTGTCGACCGGGCGGTGGCTCACAAGGAGCGTCGCGGGGCCGTGCGTGCCCGGACCATCGTCGATGTCCGTCGGGTCGCGTCGGTCCCCGTGCGGTGCGTCGAGGTCGACAACGCTGCCCACCTCTACCTCGCTGGCCGATCGATGATCCCGACCCACAACTCGACCCTGGGTGTGGACATCGCCCGTGCGGCGGCGATCCACCACCAGATGCCGAGCGCGATCTTCTCCCTCGAGATGAGCCGCAGCGAGATCACCATGCGTGTGCTCGCGGCGGAGGCGAGCATCCAGCTGCAGCACCTGCGGCGAGGGAAGATGAGCGATCCGGACTGGCGCAAGCTCTCCCGCGTCGTCGGCCGGATCAGCGACAGCCCGCTCTACATCGACGACTCGCCCAACCTGTCGCTCATGGAGATCCGCGCCAAGGCACGGCGGCTGAAGCAGCAGCACAACCTCAAGCTCATCGTCATCGACTACCTGCAGCTGATGAGCTCGGGCAAAAAGGTGGAGTCCCGCCAGCAGGAGGTCTCCGAGTTCTCCCGTGCGCTGAAGTTGCTGGCCAAGGAGCTGCAGGTCCCGGTCATCGCGATCAGCCAGCTGAACCGTGGTCCTGAGCAGCGCACCGACAAGCGTCCGGCCATGAGCGACCTTCGTGAGTCAGGCTCCATCGAGCAGGATGCCGACATCGTGATCCTGCTCCACCGCGACCGAGACCCAGGCTCGGAGCGCGAAGGGGAGGCCGACGTCATCGTCGCCAAGCACCGCAACGGCCCCACCGCCGACATCGTGCTCGGCTTCCAGGGGCACTACGCGCGGTTCTCGAACCTGGCGAAGGACTCGGGCGGGTTCTGA
- a CDS encoding ATP-binding protein: MAPDELDQIVRRIRAQRNDDASVEVKACASALGSAVWDTVSAFANTTGGLLILGLDQGGGFAPADGFDADRVCDQFVEGVGDGGGTGLLASPPAYSITRGEVDGAPVLLVDIAENDLGDKPCYIRSKGVQGGSYKRVDDKDIKLTAPEIFEMQMALTPQDADRRPVGEASIADLDENLVEALVARRKTSKALRGVVALDAQLARLNVMTGDQEVRLAGLLALGKYPQQYLPRLLIDVSVHPANEKSAPGERVRFLDRVQCEGPLVEAIDQAVDATARNLRTYSTVEGSARKDRLEIPREVLREAIANAAVHREYHDLFQGQPITVDVYPNRVTVTNPGGLWGGKTLDNLDDGNSRCRNQTLMQLLQNVPVAESVGVTVEGQGGGLHSWCMRWRPTRSTVPASRCRRIR, translated from the coding sequence ATGGCCCCTGACGAACTGGACCAAATCGTCCGACGCATTCGAGCGCAGCGAAACGACGACGCCTCGGTGGAGGTCAAGGCGTGTGCATCGGCCCTGGGCTCCGCCGTGTGGGACACCGTGAGTGCCTTTGCCAACACGACCGGTGGGCTCCTGATCCTCGGGCTTGATCAGGGCGGGGGCTTCGCCCCGGCTGATGGGTTCGATGCCGATCGAGTCTGTGACCAGTTCGTCGAGGGCGTCGGGGATGGTGGAGGAACTGGTCTGCTGGCGAGCCCTCCCGCGTACTCCATTACTAGAGGAGAGGTGGATGGAGCGCCAGTCCTCCTCGTCGACATCGCGGAGAACGACCTAGGCGACAAGCCTTGCTACATACGGTCGAAGGGCGTCCAAGGCGGGAGCTATAAGCGCGTTGATGACAAGGACATCAAGCTCACAGCACCCGAGATCTTCGAGATGCAGATGGCGCTCACCCCTCAAGACGCCGACCGTAGGCCTGTGGGGGAGGCATCCATCGCTGACCTCGACGAGAACTTGGTCGAGGCTCTTGTGGCGCGACGGAAGACGTCCAAGGCCCTGCGCGGTGTTGTTGCGCTGGATGCGCAACTGGCTCGACTCAATGTCATGACTGGCGATCAAGAGGTGCGTCTCGCGGGGCTTCTGGCGCTCGGGAAGTATCCACAGCAGTACCTTCCGCGTCTCCTCATCGACGTCTCGGTGCATCCTGCCAACGAGAAGTCTGCGCCGGGTGAGCGAGTGAGATTCCTCGACCGAGTGCAGTGCGAGGGGCCACTCGTAGAAGCGATCGACCAAGCCGTGGATGCCACGGCGAGGAACCTCCGGACGTATTCGACTGTCGAGGGTTCGGCGCGCAAAGACCGCCTAGAGATTCCGCGCGAGGTACTGCGCGAAGCGATCGCAAACGCCGCCGTTCATCGCGAGTATCACGACCTCTTTCAGGGGCAGCCGATCACCGTGGACGTCTACCCCAACCGGGTGACAGTTACCAACCCAGGGGGGCTATGGGGTGGCAAGACGCTCGACAACTTGGACGATGGGAACTCGCGCTGCCGAAACCAGACGTTGATGCAGCTGCTGCAGAACGTCCCCGTGGCGGAGAGCGTGGGTGTCACTGTCGAGGGGCAGGGCGGCGGGTTGCACTCATGGTGCATGAGATGGAGGCCCACGCGCTCGACCGTCCCCGCTTCAAGGTGTCGCCGGATCAGGTGA